The genome window GTCTCATTATCTGTTCCTTCATCCGGATGCAGCCTGCTCACACCGGTAGTCGAATTGTCGGTTTCGCTTGCCCAGTCAGTGTAATAATGGCGATCAACCGAGCCGCCATTGCTTACAAAGGCTTCATAGCTGTTATATACGTATATATACATCGTCGGACTATCCGCGTATGCCTTCTGCGGGACCTTGACTACCGATTTTGTGTCCGATATACTCGATGACGGGCAGTGAAATGCCTTAAATGACGGCACGTATTCCGTAAACAGGTAGTTATCGCTCTTTGCGGATGTAAAGTCCACCGCATTGCCTGCAGTTCCTTCATCTATATCAACACCGTTAGCATCTACAGCGCCGACCAGGGCAAGCGGATATTTGCGGTTATCGGTCTTAAACATTGCGACAGCCGTGCCTATCTGATGAAGGTTGGACATGCAGTTGTTCTGACGCGCCCTCTCCTTCACCACACCCATTACAGGAAAAATAACCGCGGCTAAAATTGCTATAATCGCGATAACAGTCAGAAGCTCTACCAGCGAAAAACCTTTATTTG of Armatimonadota bacterium contains these proteins:
- a CDS encoding prepilin-type N-terminal cleavage/methylation domain-containing protein; the protein is MRTSNKGFSLVELLTVIAIIAILAAVIFPVMGVVKERARQNNCMSNLHQIGTAVAMFKTDNRKYPLALVGAVDANGVDIDEGTAGNAVDFTSAKSDNYLFTEYVPSFKAFHCPSSSISDTKSVVKVPQKAYADSPTMYIYVYNSYEAFVSNGGSVDRHYYTDWASETDNSTTGVSRLHPDEGTDNETKQQDDYERQLKFRNPPADTVITWCSYHQTGTSTTPSGSAIVLFLDGSTERVPANKVEACKWRVRPTKG